The window GTGTGCTCAGTCCTCCCCCGTGTGCTCAGTCCTCCCCCGGGTACTGTGTGCTCAGTCCTCCCCCGTGTGCTCAGTCCTCCCCCGGGTACCGTGTGCTCAGTCCTCCCCCGGGTACCGTGTGCTCAGTCCTCCCCCGTGTGCTCAGTCCTCCCCCGTGTGCTCAGTCCTCCCCCGTGTGCTCAGTCCTCCCCCGGGTACTGTGTGCTCAGTCCTCCCCCGTGTGCTCAGTCCTCCCCCGGGTACTGTGTGCTCAGTCCTCCCCCGGGTACTGTGTGCTCAGTCCTCCCCCGTGTGCTCAGTCCTCCCCCGTGTGCTGTGTGCTCAGTCCTCCCCCGGGTACTGTGTGCTCAGTCCTCCCCCGTGTACTCAGTCCTCCCCCGGGTACTGTGTGCTCAGTCCTCCCCCGGGTACCGTGTGCTCAGTCCTCCCCCGGGTACTGTGTGCTCAGTCCTCCCCGGGTACTGTGTGCCTCAGTCCTCCCCCGGGTACTGTGTGCTCAGTCCTCCCCCGTGTGCTCAGTCCTCCCCCGGGTACTGTGTGCTCAGTCCTCCCCCGTGTGCTCAGTCCTCCCCCGTGTGCTCAGTCCTCCCCCGGGTACTGTGTGCTCAGTCCCCCCCCGGGTACTGTGTGCTCAGTCCTCCCCCGTGTGCTCAGTCCTCCCCCGTGTGCTCAGTCCTCCCCCGTGTGCTCAGTCCTCCCCCGGGTACTGTGTGCTCAGTCCTCCCCCGGGTACTGTGTGCTCAGTCCTCCCCCGGGTACTGTGTGCTCAGTCCTCCCCGGGTACTGTGTGCTCAGTCCTCCCCGTGTGCTCAGTCCTCCCCCGGGTACTGTGTGCTCAGTCCTCCCCCGGGTACTGTGTGCTCAGTCCTCCCCCGGGTACTGTGTGCTCAGTCCCCCCCCCGGGTACTGTGTGCTCAGTCCTCCCCCGGGTACTGTGTGCTCAGTCCTCCCCCGGGTACTGGCGCTCAGTCCTCCCCCGGGTACTGTGTGCTCAGTCCTCCCCCGTGTGCTCAGTCCTCCCCCGTGTGCTCAGTCCTCCCCCGGGTAC of the Onychomys torridus unplaced genomic scaffold, mOncTor1.1, whole genome shotgun sequence genome contains:
- the LOC118576406 gene encoding extensin-2-like gives rise to the protein MVHGGRGRGLGPWAGPGAGAARQSVPSRLLMVNWGRGRRLGLWAGAWGGVWGCGRGLGLWAGLLDSQSSPGYRVLSPPPGTVCSVLPRVLCAQSSPGYCVLSPPPGTVCSVLPRVLSPPPCAQSSPGYRVLSPPPCAQSSPGYCVLSPPPCAQSSPGYRVLSPPPGTVCSVLPRVLSPPPCAQSSPVCSVLPRVLCAQSSPVCSVLPRVLCAQSSPGYCVLSPPPCAQSSPVCCVLSPPPGTVCSVLPRVLSPPPGTVCSVLPRVPCAQSSPGYCVLSPPRVLCASVLPRVLCAQSSPVCSVLPRVLCAQSSPVCSVLPRVLSPPPGTVCSVPPRVLCAQSSPVCSVLPRVLSPPPCAQSSPGYCVLSPPPGTVCSVLPRVLCAQSSPGTVCSVLPVCSVLPRVLCAQSSPGYCVLSPPPGTVCSVPPPGTVCSVLPRVLCAQSSPGYWRSVLPRVLCAQSSPVCSVLPRVLSPPPGTVCSVLPRVLSPPPGTVCSVLPRVLCAQSSPGYCVLSPPPGTVCSVPPRVPCAQSPPGYCVLSPPPGTGAQSSHPLLVADFDLADALDDPKKPTPTPRKPPGGGGDLDLSDALGGLDPPPPPPPRPRDPQKPDARPAGGQEAGRAEEGRGRAGEGRGHANEASMEVWALTGGVAMQMRPLWRSGP